Proteins encoded within one genomic window of Episyrphus balteatus chromosome 1, idEpiBalt1.1, whole genome shotgun sequence:
- the LOC129905254 gene encoding locomotion-related protein Hikaru genki-like: MVGNTERTCIHSEWTTNQPTCFGLNQENDYAMEKPPTILFRHQNGPIAQSNDGKLIIYPGTTLHMECLWMRRFGNPKWNVSNSFRTYPEGWVTDADEGRDSSLEYRLSIIEATEEDSGIFTCQTPARHEHSIEVVVKIITCPIIPVRRGLIININDTKMGSKVNLSCANGNSLIGASEIICLPSGNWSAPLPVCESIECGDINMHIENKSTPRVAVLSREVGGRASFSCSSGYGLRGPIESVCLPTGEWALPFPSCVEVQCDDPGAPENGYAQGSAPYRAGDVVQLNCNPEFMMQGQPIIACQDSGRWSGGLPKCVQACSYPGTVISGRMSSVKFYYTIGESITFSCDVGLELRGATMVKCLKNGKWSNAIPTCISLEAINKSRMIFKD; the protein is encoded by the exons TGGAGAAGCCCCCAACTATATTATTCCGCCATCAAAATGGACCAATTGCACAGAGCAATGATGGAAAATTGATTATTTATCCAGGAACTACATTACACATGGAATGCCTTTGGATGCGAAGGTTTGGAAATCCAAAATGGAATGTAAGCAACTCATTTag GACCTACCCTGAAGGATGGGTCACAGATGCGGATGAAGGTCGAGATTCTAGTTTAGAGTATAGACTAAGCATAATAGAAGCAACAGAAGAAGATTCTGGAATTTTCACCTGCCAAACACCTGCTCGTCATGAGCATTCAATTGAAGTAGTGGTCAAAATAATAACATGTCCTATTATACCGGTTCGACGTGGATTAATCATAAACATTAATGATACTAAAATGGGttcaaaagttaatttatcATGTGCGAATGGAAACTCATTAATTGGGGCCTCGGAAATTATTTGTCTTCCTAGTGGTAATTGGAGCGCTCCTTTACCAGTTTGTGAGAGTATTGAATGCGGGGATATTAACATGCATATAGAAAATAAAAGCACTCCTCGTGTAGCAGTTTTATCCAGAGAAGTTGGGGGAAGAGCTTCATTTTCTTGCTCCTCGGGGTATGGACTTAGAGGACCAATTGAATCAGTCTGCTTGCCAACGGGCGAATGGGCTCTTCCATTTCCTTCATGCGTTGAAGTACAATGTGATGATCCAGGTGCTCCAGAAAACGGTTATGCCCAAGGTTCTGCTCCTTATAGAGCAGGTGATGTAGTGCAATTGAATTGCAATCCAGAGTTCATGATGCAAGGGCAACCTATCATTGCCTGTCAAGACAGTGGAAGATGGTCAGGCGGATTACCGAAATGTGTCCAGGCATGTTCGTATCCTGGAACTGTAATAAGTGGACGCATGTCTTCAGTTAAATTCTATTATACGATTGGAGAGAGTATTACTTTTTCTTGTGACGTAGGGCTTGAGCTACGAGGTGCAACAATGGTTAAATgcttaaaaaatggaaaatggtCTAATGCAATACCCACGTGTATAAGTTTGGAGGCCATTAATAAAAGCAGAATGATTTTCAAGGACTAA